AAGCGCGCCGTGCGTTGCTTGCCAGTGTATGGCCGCAAAGGCGACGGTTCGACATCGGACAATTCTGAAACAATAGCCAAGATATTCACCATCCAGTTCTGCTTATATGGGAGGAGAGGAATCGTCTTCAGGGTCGTAAGCTTGACCGGCTGAGTGAGATCCTTTGAAACCCAGGAAGGAACCGGTTCTGCAGTGCTCTTGTCTTGGGTATCGAGCTTAGGCTTTTTCAGGGGCTGCGAAAAGCCATCTTTGTCCGTCTCACTGGCTTTGCGCGCCTCGATAGGCTCCTCTGTTGTCACATAATTGCTCGTCTGATAATGTTCCGCCAGACGCTGGATGTTTTGGCTGCTGTTAAGAGCATCGGCAGCACGGGTATGTAGGGTTCCGGATTGCTGTTCCGTGCCATCTTGAGCCTCATTGTTCACGCTCGAAAATACGGGTATTTTGACGCCGGAGGTGGGAAATGTCCCCAGTTGCTTTGCTGCTCTACCACGATCATCTTTGCGCATTCCGTCTAGATCCAGACCTTTCTTTGATTCCAGAGCTTTGTCGGCCTCATCTCCTTCGACGAGAACTTCCTCCACAACTAAGAACACGGTAGGCGGACCACAAGGGGCGCCAGGCGCAGGTCGCAAAAGAACACGAAGCCTGAATCTGTCCAGCCTCACCAGGCAGCCCTCCTTGATCAAGCCGCCGTCGACGAGTGAATGAAGTGAGGGAACAAGGAGGGCCTGAATGCAGAGCTCTCCATCGCCGAGAATAAGGCGTACGGCCCGGCGTCCAATCCATTGCTGCTTATGCTTCCTCTTCTGCCCCAACGGCCCTCCGGGTGCGATCTGGGAATGGATGCTTTCGACGAGAAAGAGTGAGCCAGGTACGCAATTTTTGGTGCGCAGGATATCCCCTATGATGCTTGGCAATGATGGTGTTGCACGATCGGGCGGACTCAGGGATGCCGGAGGAGGGCAACCTTGTTCCGGGAGGAAAGCCTCTTCAGCCTGGGCTTCTTCCTCCTCTGTAAATTCCCGGAACGACATAAGGTGGCCTCATTGCGCGAATGACCAGTCTCGATTGAAATTGTGGTCACAATTGATAGTCCGTCGGTGTACTGTATGCATTTGGGGCAAGACAAGAAAATCTTGGGGAAACAGGGTGATGGGGACGCGGTGGTGGGGTCGCCTAAAGCTGTAACCCTAACCCCGAATCAACCCATCGCCCTAATACgacagggaaaaaaaggaggggaaaaaaaagagaagagggCTTACTGAGAGAGCAGTTGTGTGACTCAGCCATCCACGCTTCTTGTGACATGACAACTCTCGGGCCAACATGCAAAAATATGATACTGATCCTGGACTTTCCCCCATGATCCGTTGACAAGAGTGGGACTTGAACCCACGCGGATTGCTCCATAGGAAAATGTGTTGACTACTCGTGAGAGACGACCTTAATCCTACGCCATAACCAACTCGGCCATCTTGCCTTGAGAGCTGATGCAAAAAGGGCATTGGGTTGTGCTGAAGTGGGCTGGTGGGCATATTTCGAGTGGTGGGCCATGGAAGAGGGCTTCATGTCGGAGACTTTGAGAGTAATTGCGGTGGGTTGGGGTGGATTCACAGGTTTGTGCCTGACAGCCCAGTCCATGCCAAGGGCGAAAGTACTATCCTATTGATATGGATGAGAATCTAGTGACAGCGACTGCTTTCGTTGGAAACCTGGGAAATAATTTACAGGCCAAGATCTGGGATACCAGACCAGTTAACCGACATTCCGGCATGGAAACAACTAGCCCTCTCGTCGCGCAAACAGACTTGTCATTAGAACCAGCTCCATGTAGATTAGAAGAGCAACAATGAAACACGAGAGGCTGCTGGAGGCATCATTATGAAATAGTtgaaagaaataaaagatACTGTATAACTCGGGTCCAAAGTCAGGGGTAATAAGAAGCGAAGgcgaaaaaaggaaacaaggGACAAAGTAACAAAAGACGCCGTAACTGCGTGCCATCCAGCAACAAGTGGGAGCCATGCCCATCGAGCAGGACGCACGCGCACACCGTTTATTAAACAGACGAAAGGGTATGACCACGCCATCACCACCGCCATACTCCACATATGCCCCCAGAAATGGAAACCAAAAATGACGGACTGTCCGCGGACTCGCGTCAACTGCTGACTCCTCATTGTGTTACAGTCAAAtcgctcttttttctttcaagGGTTTAATGGCAATACAACGAATGTCCGATCCATTGTGACCATGAAGCCCAGACAGTCGCTGCCTGGCTTATTTTGCCATGGCCATAGAATGTTCCCCATGAATGCCTGACGCCTAGTAGCCATTCATAGTCATCCTTTGCGAGCTGCGGCTCATCTCACGCTCGGCGGCGGGAGAGATAGGTCTGCTGCTGTGGCCCTGAGCACTAGGGTCCTTCAGGGCGAGAAGCTGCTTCGTGCGGAAAGTCTCGTAGTGGATCTGTGACGTTGTCTCGATAAGGTCTTGCAGGTGTGTACGCAGCAAAAAGTTCCGCAGGTGCACAAACTCGCAgtgctcctcgtcctcgacatTGATCACACCCCACCTGTTCTGACGCCCGCGAACCTGCTTGCCGTTGACAATAATCGACTTCTCTGATCCGACAACAGCGAAAGGAACGGTAGCCTGGGATTTTGTCAGATAACGTAGAACCTATACATGAGTGGAAAATGTGGAACTCTTCTGTCGTACCTTGATCTGCTGGTTGTGGGAACGCTCATCCTCGTCAAGGTCGTCGTTGTCGTACGGGTACATCTTCAGATTGTGGAAAGCAAACTCCTCCTTGATACGCTCCTTGAAAGCCTGACGCTCCTCAAGAGTCAAAGAATCGGCCTTGGCAATAACCGGCACAACATTGACAACGTCTGACAGCTTCTTGAGAACGACAATATCGATCGGCTTCAGCGAGTGTCCTGAAGGCTGAATGAAGAACAGGCAGCAGTGAATGCGGGTGTCCTGGATGTAGCGCTCACGCTGGGCAGTGAGCTCCTTTCGAAGGTAGGCAGAGTGCTGATCCTTGATGTACTTGACGATGGGGTCCCAGCAGCGGTCGTTGTTGATCAGGTCACCGTAGCCTGGCGTGTCAACAATGTTGAGCCGCAGGCGCACACCATTTTCCTCAATGATGTGTGAAACGGGATGAATCTCGGTCGTCGAACGGATAACCTCATCAGGGTGGTGCCTTCCCTTTGTCTCGATAAGATGCGAGGCGAAGATGGTGTTGATCAGGGTTGATTTACCCAGACCAGTCTGACCTATATTTCGTGCCAATTGCCTTTAGCAAGTCTTCCTGATCTATTACAACAAACAAACCCTCCGAGCGACTGCCCAATCTACCGCGACTGCTGAGCCTCGACTGGTTGCTGGAGAAGAGGGCAGAACACAACTCACCAACGCAAATGACGTTGAACTGAAAGCCACGCTTCAGGAGCTTACGCTCAATCTGCGACGTGATGCTGTCAAAACCAACATGGCTCTGAGGGTAGATGGTGGCAGCAGGCATGGCCGCCATTGTGATCGATGAAACTGGGGACGGACGTAGACAGCGAGTCGGGTGATGGACAGAAGATTAATTAGTTTGGCTCCTGGCGGTCAGGAGGCTGTTGAACGAAAGAAAGTCGTCGTATGATGTTGTCAAGCCAAATGGGGGTATCTCAAAGACAGGAAAAAAAGTTCAGCGCCTTGCAGAGATACGATTGAGTCGCGGCAAGCTGGCGTTGGGGTGAAGAATGCGCACTGAGACTTGAGTTCTTGTTGAACAACTTCGCTTTCCCGCCCTCTTGAGACGACCAAACAATAATTTCCCTGCAAGGGTCCGGGTCGAGTGGCCGCAGAAAGGGGGAAAGGGTTCATGGAATGTGGTTGGTCCACCACCATCCGTGCGTGGCCGTCCCATCAGTGGGTAATCTGCAGCTACTACAGGGGTTGGTGGTCGAGAGATGGGTCCCGGCAGCTGTCAATTTAAACGCAACCCGAGATTTTTTTCGTCGTTGCGTTTTAGGCCTGCCAGCTGTACGACCAAGAGACCGGCCCGTTGACTTGCCGGCCGAAGCCTAGCTCGCGTCTTAACTCGAGAATTTTTGAACGGCCGTGTTACGACCGGCGACCTTCGGATCAGCATTCAACGACATCAtacaccaccgccgcccggTCCAACGATCCCACGACATCCGCAAACCACACCCCCCAAGAGCTTGAGACAGCATCAGGGAGGATCATCAGAGGCAAATAAATTGACAACATCTGCGGTTGTGGTGCAGGGCATCGCGTCCTGGTGCCAGCAGGTTCTCAAGCTTGTCCCCGTTCCATTCAGAGCCTCGACTTGCCCCAACGTACAAGATGGCGGCAGCCATGGCCACACAGCAACTGAGGCTGCAACTGCCTCGGCTGTCGTTCCTATCCTCTAACAGCTTTGCGACCACATATATCCGGCAACTATCATTGCCACTGTTTCCGTCCGTAAAATTCGCCCTCCCAGCCATCAGCCTCGGCCTTCCATCCATACCGTCAATCCCAGCACTCCTTGGAGAAATATGGGAAGGAATCTTGAGGGCAGTGCCGAAAAAGAAGACATCTCACATGAAGAAGAGGCATCGACAAATGGCCGGCAAGGCCTTGAAGGACCAAACCGCCATCTGCAAATGCCCTGCATGCGGCGGTCTGAAGAGGATGCACTACTTGTGTCCCTTCTGCACTGAGAGTACGTTGTTAAAATCATGGCGCTTCTAGACAATTTCACATTCTAACATGATGGTACCATAGAGATTAAGAAGGCGCTGAAGGATTCAGTGGAGGACCACGCCGAGCCGAGGTAGTTTTTTTTCGAGTTGATATCTTGCGCTTATTTCACTCGTCAAAACCTCAAGCGACGCTCCCCGTAAATTGCTATTCAACTGTCACGAATCAGCTCGGCGAGTGTCGGAATCTACCTGTGGTGTGCGCGCTGCAAGACTGTATGATATTGTACCAACCTGCTGTACATCTATGGGTCGCGGGAGGGCTAGACTTTGGTTGTTTTCAAAAATAAAACGACAAATATTCGAGTAGACAAATGTTCCTTTGATAAATCGACTTGTCCCTGAGATTTCCCCCATAGCTTCACGTTGAATCTATCTAGTGGCCGCTAGTGCCACCCATATTGCTCAGACGCGCTGGTTGACATTCAGTGGTCGACTTGAAAAACAGCGGCAAAATCGAAAGCCATGAAAAGAAACCAACCAGTCGCTAGCTTGAAGAACACTACGAATGACCCGGCTTTGGTCATGCATTTAGGACCTGCTTTGCACTGCAGGAGTCTCGTTCGTTAACATACTGGAAGGTCTTGGCCACCAGACACGAAAACGGTAATAGAGCTCCATTCCCCTGACTAGCTCCACGACAGCTCCGGAACCCCACCAAGCCTTGCGCTGACGCAACAAATTAATTCAATGGAAGCTATTAGATCAGGCCAAAGTCACCATAACTTAGCTTGGAGACGCTGCAGAACCGGCTTTTCGTCATAATATAACGGACCCGGCGTCGCGCAGTTAAACGAATCTTTCTAAAATCTGGTCTCTGGCTTGGTGTGAGAGGCAACACATCATCCAACAACAGCCATCATGGTACGGTATGCTGGTTTCTTCGACTGGGAAAGCGTCTAGGCTAGTCCAGTAACTAGCTAACTGGAGACTATCTAAACACAGTCCAAACAATACCTGACCGTCCACACAATCGACAATGGTTCGTTTATAATCCGTCGCCTAGGCCCAAACCCAATCTGTATATCTCCGTCACTTTGAATCTTTCATCTGGTTGCTAAACTCATAATTCCTGTCTTACCCCGCCAACAGCCCATCAATCGCAGATCTTTGCGCTCGCCACAACGCCAAACGGCGTCTTCTCGGCATCCGGCGGCGAGGCGATAAAGTTCCACAGCGCCGCCACCGATGCGACCGGCGCCTCATCATTCTCCTCTTCCGATATCCCCAAAGCCCACCGCAGCGGTTGCCACCACCTCGCGGCGGGTGCCGGCGGGCCAGGCAAGGTGCTCGCGTCGGCCGGGTTCGGGCACGAGGTTAAGGTCTGGGTGCAGCAGGAAGGCTCGGGGGAGTGGAAGGAGCATGGCACGGTGAGCCCGTGGGGCTCGGGACCGTCTGCCGCAAAGGTGTGGGCCGTCGCGCTCAATAGCGACGAGCAGTTCCTCGCCTGCTCGTCCGAGGCCGGCAAGGTCGCCGTCTGGGACATACCGGCCGGTAGGGCGGTGCATCTGTACGAGACCGCGTCGGAGGGCCAAGGAAGCTTTGGTATGAGTGTGGACATAAGTCCAGACGGCAGGTTGACGGCCAGTGGGCACCAGAACGGCACGGTCTATGTCTTCAACAATGACTCGGGACGATTGGTCTATTCGTTGACTGGTAGGAGCTCCCGCCGCCGTTCCCTTACCAACTGGTTTGCTACCCTCCAAATACTGACATATTTCTCTCATTTAGGTCTCTCAAAACCCATCCGATCCGTCAAGTTCTCCCCCGGCGGCACACGACTGGCTACCGCAGGTGACGCCGGCATCATCGCCATCTACGACACCCAGAACGGCGAGCACGTTAGCAACCTCTCGCCATCCGGTCCCTCGGGCCCCTGGATCATGTCGCTCGACTGGAGCCACACGGGCGAGTACCTCCTTTCGGGCTCCTTCGACGGCCGCGTGCGCGTCTGGTCCATCGAGGCCGCCACCTGCGTCGCTACCCACTCAGAGAGCGACGAGACCATCTGGGCCGTCAAGTGGCTGCCCAAGCCGGCGGGCAACCCTAGGGCCGCAGAGAGTTTCTGCGCCGCGGGCGCGCGGGGCAGCATCACGTTCTACCGGGAGGCTAGTGGAAGCTAGATGTATGGCTTTGTTGAGCCTTTTGTCCTGGGGGAATGACCAGACATCTGGCACGGCGGAAAGGTCATATTTTTGGTTTCAAGAAGGAACAGTTGCTCCGCTTGGTGACTCGAGCTGCGTTGAAACCGTCTAGAAACACTCTGTCAACGATACCCGTCACTAAATTCATGCGACAGCATTACAAGTACACAGGCTGCTAACCTACCTAATGTACATGAAGAGGATGCGAGATGCATGTTTTGCCCAGAACCACTGAAGCATTGTTGGCCATGGTTAAAGCGTCTTTCATTTTAGCTGTGATGGTAGGACTATACATTGCCCGCTTCACACGCACATACATAAGGTAGTGATACAAAAAGTCGGCGCATCCATGTTAGTGGCAATCAAAGTCGCCTCATTATTGTTCTCTTATTATTAACTCAAGAACTTTTCCTCCTGACCATTTCCCAACCAGCCACAGGATCCCAGCCCAAGATCATCCATTTATCTGTTTTACATtgttacaaaaaaaaaaaaaaagcttcgacaCGAAAAAGCCAGGTGAGTAGGCAGTTGCGGTATCGCACCTGATAAGCAGGACAGTGCCCGTCCCCAACATAGAGCACAAATGACCCCATCTGGATAAACCCCCAAGCGGGTACCCAAGGGCCCTCTGTTTCCCAGTGATGAAATCATGGGTAAAGGTTATTGAGGCTTGAAAAAGCCAAAACTGTAACCCTCAGGGCAGAAGAGAAGGATAGAAAGCTTTTCAAAGACATCATGCGCCGGTGTGATATGCGTTGCTGACGGGTGAAAAAGATGAGAGAAGGTCTGCGGAATGTGTCCACTCCATTTCCAATGCTCTGCCGCAATGATACCATGACATGCAGACACTAGACACGAGAAAGATGTGAGGTACTGGAAGAAGGGACACAAAAAGGGATGCAGAAAGGTCGGGTGTGAAGGTAAACAGGAAGAAAGATAAGAAGGCACGCTTCggagaggaaaagaaagaggtACGTGTTAGACGGCACCCAACCCTACCAATAAGGAGGTTCGGGAGAAGTAGGAACAAACGACACATCATCCTAAGATTCGTCGGTGTTGCGTTGCTGATGGTGCTGACCGCCGTTACCTCCCCTGCCGCGACCGCGGCCACGGCCACGACCGTCTCCACGGAAGCCGCGGTTGCCACGGTAGTTGCCCCGTCCGCGCCAGTTGCCTCCCTCTCGGTCTCCACGGCCACGGTTACGTCCCTGGACAGACTGGAAACCATCGTTAGGGTCGGCGGGAACGGCAGGAGCCTGAGTACAAGTCGGTAGGTTAGTAAAGTCCATTCTGTACATGGATTTCGAGTGTCACAAATAGGTACCTCTGCAGCGTGGTCGGCAGCATCATCAGCCCATGACTGAGTGTTGGCGGGAGCGGCAGGTGTGGCATTGAGACCGTTGTCAGTCTCGGCAGGCTCTCGCGGAACCTCAACCCACTCCTGGGAGGCAGACATGCTGGCATTGCCAGCATCCCACTGCGAATCGGCAGCAGCGTTGGCAGCGCCCTCTCCCACATCAGCGTTTGCAGGAGCGCCTGTGTTGGCACTCTCAGCGGAAGCCTCGGCAGAGTGGCCGTTGGTGATGGCAATATCCGCACCAGCGTCAATCTCGGTCAGGCCAGCGTTAGCGATAGTGGGGTCTGTGGCGGGTTCAGTAGTCTCCGtctcagcagcagcgcccTCGGTGTACAACGGTACGGCGTGGGCAACGGCAGCCTGCTTGATTTGAGCAACTAAGGATGGGTCACAATGAAGTTAGCCACATACAAAGAAAAGCACCGGTCGTAAGAGAATTATTTTGATGTACGCACAGGTTGCCTCAAGAGGCTCGCTTGCCACGCTCTTGGCCTTCTCAGACGAACCCTGAACCAGCTTAAGCATGGTTGCCACGCCTTCCTCGTCGCCAGAGTACACCTGCAGCAGAACACCCTCAAGGGCGCGGTTCTCGTCAAGCTCGGGGTCATGCTCCTCTCCACGACGCGCAGCTGCAAGACGGAGGAACTGCGACATGACCAGCAAGCTATCATGCAGGGTCTTGTCGGCCGCACCGGAGAGCTCCGCCTTCACCTCAGCCAATGCATCCGCCTTCTCCTTCTCATAGCGGTCGGACAAGGTCTTCTCCAACTCGGTCTTGATCTGGTTGGCCCGTGTCCGGTACTCCTGATCTATCTTCTTGTATTGGCTCAGTTGCTCCTCAAGCTGGGCTAGCTGCGCCTGCAGACCCTCTTTCTTTTGGATGGAGGCCTTTTGGTCGGCGTTGATGATCTTCAGCTTCACAAGCTCGTCCAAAGTCTTGCCTTTGTGCTCGGAAACAACGGCCTCGGTCTTGGTAATGTTGCTCTGCATCGGTGCGTTAGTCGAAGACCCGGTTTGAGGAAGTAGGAGCTATCACTCAAGTTGTTCAACCGGGATACGTACAATCTTCTTGTTGACGTTACGGATGTTCCTGCGATCGATGTGAGCGTTAGATGGCCAAGGGAGTGATGGGAAATAACCCGGACTGCACAGATAAAACTAATGGGTTACGAACTTTTGCATGTCGCGGATGTAAGGGTTCTCGCCATCCTCGCCATCACCGGCTACCGAGCTGGGCTTTTCCGTGGGCGTACCGACAGAAGCAGGAGCAGGGGACTCGGTGCGCTCCAActtggccttcttcttcttggccgaCTTGGACTCGGCCTGAACCGGGGGGTTCTGAACAGCAGTGGCGGCCATTTTGAATATGTCGATTGGGGGATACGTGAGGGTGAGGCGTGAACCTGTGGACAGGTGAATGGGACTGGATCTCTGCGTACTGCAAAGTCCAAGTAGTAAAGGGAGGGGTGTTTGTCGAGGTTTAAAGGTTGTGGTCGCGTGCAGGTGCGGACTGCTCGTGAAAGGACAGATAGTTGCTGTAGTGTTGAAATCGGTCTGGAGAGAAGTGATATGTGGTCTAAGAGATGCACTTAGGAGTCAAGTATCATCAATGGGTCAAGTGTTTTCTGGTGGAGGCGAGGCGAAATGTGTGATGATTGTTTACTGTTTCGTCAAAAAAATTTGGCCGAAACGTCACGACTGGGCAGCTTTCCGTCCATTCGAATCTGAGCCAACAAGCTCCTGGTTCGGATGTTAACTCCCCACATCCCTGCTTAAACGGGGAGCATTGTGTAGGTACCCGCCCTAACCTGAAGCACGGGCCAATTCCAGGTACTGTAGGCATGGTGGTATGTACGAAGTCGTAGTACCGGTCGGTATAGGTAAGCACCTacctactacctacctaggtaggtacctggtaGTTATGGTAAACGCAGACCCTTGAAAGTCGAAAAGAATCGTGGAGAAGCCCTGAGAATCAGTAGCACGAATCAAGGGCCACGTTATACGGCTTGTCCTGCCTGTGTACCAGAGCAAGGCACTGACCTGCCTAACACCCAAGCAAGTCAAGCTACCGTATCTAGCGATCGAATGGTAATTTTTGTTACGATGCACTTGCCGCCAGTTCGCGATCACAATTTTCGATCAGTGAAAAGCTGGCGATTAATAGTTGATTTGCTTTCCGGGGTATGAAAGCTGCGGGAACTGGGTGGGTCAGAATGGAGACGGAGTACATGCCATATAAAGTTCCCACCTGGCGTTCGTTGTAATTACATTGCTTTGATCGTATGTTCACCTAGggagactagaactagttctagatccaAAACTAGGCTGAAGATGTACCGGTAGGGCGAACATAACAAGAGCATGCAATACCAAGCTGAAACCCGGCAGTCCCTTTCGACCTTGGACATGACGGTTGCTAGGCTAGCACTAGTGTGGTCCTATTCTAGAATCCCATTCGTTAACATTAAAACGTAGTCGTCTCTAGCCCGCGACTCGTACGAATCTGAGGGTTGACGTTGTACTGTAATCAGCTACAAAAGGTTTACATGCAAAAGCCCAGTGCTTGACGTCGTATACGATCTTCCGCGCTTTCAAACAAAAACTGTCGCAGCTCGATTGTGCACAATGATCCTCTTCACAATCCATCAGTCAAGGCTAGATCGGCGATGTTACTGAAAATACAATTAATTGGAACTCAAAGCTTGAATTTGGAGAGCGAGTCCTGGATATCATAGGTTATTTGTCAACTCTTGCATACGTTGGCGAAAACATGGCCAATGTGCTTTTGTACTTACTGGCGTGACTTTCTTAACGCTCCTTGGAGTGATGCCTTTTTCGCCAGCCTTTTTGCTCTCGATTGCTGCCTCTTTCACCACACTGAAgcaaataaataaaattttTAAAAAAGACTCACATGTCAGCGTGGTGATAGAAATAACATGGAAGTAGAGAAACCCATTTTTTTGACTTACGTCTGCAAGAAGCGGATATAATCGACGAATATCTATCATCAATTTGAACGGGTATTAGTGGGGAAACTAGAACACAGATGCCGCGCGTGATAAGAGCAGACAGACAGACGCGTCAAGGATACTGGGTTTGCTGCTTCAAATGTTTCTTTACTAACCGTGACGTCGGCATCCTTGCTAACATTGCAGTCGGACTCAGCCTTGATGATTTTCTTGACGGTCGCCCGTGGATAAAGCTTCCGTCCTGGTGCCATTGTTGCTCTTGTTCATCCCCTCGGCGACCGGACAGCTCATATGGGTTTGATGAGGAGGATGAGAAGAAGCGCGTGCGGATAAAATTGAATTGAGTTATCGCGGAGGTCCAATTGTTTGTCCATGGTCGAACCCGAACCCTACCTAGCAacccaggtaggtaccttaggtaggtatgtaccaGTCCGCTAGAATACCTCACAGTGTAATTATGAACACGATTGCTATGACTTCGCACTGTAACCAATCCAACTGTGGGATCAACATCAGTACACCAAACAGCCAGCCTCCTAGGAGGCGGGATTTTGGAGCAAGCAGCCCGACGTCAATGAAGGCACGTTAGGACGAAGATAAAACAAACAAGATGCAGAGGCGAATGGTGAGTTATCATACTTCATTCGGGATTGCTTTCATAGAATCCCGCGGGGACGACCAAGAGCTGACCAAggaaataaaattaaaaaaaatctcACCCACCCCTCAGTTAACAAAAGAAGACGAGGTCGCCGCTGGAGACGAGGTTGAAGTTCGCCGCGAGGACCAAGACAAGATCAACAGGTTCAGTCGTCTGCATCAACGAGAACTTTTACTTCAAGAGGAACTCAAATCCAAGAATGTTCGTTTTTCCCTCTCGTTTCCTTTTTGCTTAATATTTAATGTTTAATATTTAATCTGTTTCCTTACTGCCTTCATATAATCTTTCTTCCACAAAGGTGATGAGGCACTCGCCTATCAGTACCATCATGCGCCGCCATTGCCTCCTCATTCAAACGGTAAACTGACAAAAAACGCCTGTCCTTAAAAAAAcaacagaaagaaaaagaggagcTCGACGACATCACCATGGAGCTGGAGTTGGCCGACGAAGACGAGTCGGTTCCCTACAAGGTTGGCGACGCCTTTTTCCACGTCCCCCTGCCGCAGGCTCAGGAGATGCTCTCTACCTCGGCCACCAAGGTAGAGGGCCAGATCGAGGATATTGAGGACCGTCTGGGCTCGATCCGGGAGGAAATGACACAGCTCAAGGTGGAGCTGTATGCGCGCTTCGGAAAGAGCATCCAGCTTGAGACATGAAGCTGATGTGATACTTGACAGCCGCTCAGTTGCACCTGTGCTAGAGAGTAGTAGTTGGGGATTGATATCAACAGCCGATGCCCACGGCTTAAATTGATTAAGCTTGATAGGTTCAGCCAGATCAACTTTAGCTCTGTTTCCAAAATTCAGCAgaggaaaaagagaagaattTCGTTACACTCGCAGAACAGTTGAAATTATGTATTCGGAATGTGATTGAGCCGTGCAAGCTATCACATATCTAACCCGCCTGACCGATTGTCTCTCATTGTCACAAGCATCTGCAACAGAACTCATCTTCACCGCATAAGTACT
The Pyricularia oryzae 70-15 chromosome 1, whole genome shotgun sequence DNA segment above includes these coding regions:
- a CDS encoding WD domain-containing protein; translation: MAAAMATQQLRLQLPRLSFLSSNSFATTYIRQLSLPLFPSVKFALPAISLGLPSIPSIPALLGEIWEGILRAVPKKKTSHMKKRHRQMAGKALKDQTAICKCPACGGLKRMHYLCPFCTEKIKKALKDSVEDHAEPR
- a CDS encoding prefoldin subunit 4, which produces MQRRMLTKEDEVAAGDEVEVRREDQDKINRFSRLHQRELLLQEELKSKNKEKEELDDITMELELADEDESVPYKVGDAFFHVPLPQAQEMLSTSATKVEGQIEDIEDRLGSIREEMTQLKVELYARFGKSIQLET
- a CDS encoding meiotic recombination protein rec14, with protein sequence MSKQYLTVHTIDNAHQSQIFALATTPNGVFSASGGEAIKFHSAATDATGASSFSSSDIPKAHRSGCHHLAAGAGGPGKVLASAGFGHEVKVWVQQEGSGEWKEHGTVSPWGSGPSAAKVWAVALNSDEQFLACSSEAGKVAVWDIPAGRAVHLYETASEGQGSFGMSVDISPDGRLTASGHQNGTVYVFNNDSGRLVYSLTGLSKPIRSVKFSPGGTRLATAGDAGIIAIYDTQNGEHVSNLSPSGPSGPWIMSLDWSHTGEYLLSGSFDGRVRVWSIEAATCVATHSESDETIWAVKWLPKPAGNPRAAESFCAAGARGSITFYREASGS
- a CDS encoding septin like spn2 gives rise to the protein MAAMPAATIYPQSHVGFDSITSQIERKLLKRGFQFNVICVGQTGLGKSTLINTIFASHLIETKGRHHPDEVIRSTTEIHPVSHIIEENGVRLRLNIVDTPGYGDLINNDRCWDPIVKYIKDQHSAYLRKELTAQRERYIQDTRIHCCLFFIQPSGHSLKPIDIVVLKKLSDVVNVVPVIAKADSLTLEERQAFKERIKEEFAFHNLKMYPYDNDDLDEDERSHNQQIKATVPFAVVGSEKSIIVNGKQVRGRQNRWGVINVEDEEHCEFVHLRNFLLRTHLQDLIETTSQIHYETFRTKQLLALKDPSAQGHSSRPISPAAEREMSRSSQRMTMNGY